CAAACTTGACTTATCATAAAAGCTTTGAGGTAATGGCTCAAATCCCATACTCACATAAAATTGCTCAGCTTGTTTGACGAGCCATTCTGATCCTTTTTCTTCCAAAATGGCATCCAAGTCAATCCCTTCTACTTCGACCATCGAAGACCAGCTCTGTCCCCATCGATTTGGCAGCCAATGTGCAGGCAGCATTTCAGGAACTTCTTGTCCATACTTAGACGCCAACTCATATCGAGCATAGGTATGTAACTCTCTATATAATGGCCAAATATCCTGAATCAATTTTTCGCACAACATGAGCATCTCTTCTCTGCTCATTCCATAGTCTGACACCTGATAAGTAAAATAGTCTTGGTAATTCAGCGCTTGCACCGTTTGATTTCTCAATCTCACCAAATTGGAAAGCCCATCCTTTAGCCCCACACCTACTTCCTTACTGGTTTGCCATGCGGCTAATCGTTCTTCTAGATCATTGCTAGACTTCAATATTTCATCAAGTTCGTTGGTAGTTACAGATTTTCCATCGATTTGGAAGTCAAACCCAAACAGTGCTGCATTCTGAGCGGCATCCGCCTTAATCTTTTCTTCCACCAGGTCAGAAACTGTTCCAGGATTAGATGCCGCCGCATAGAGTATAGCCTCCAACTGTTTGACTTGAAGGTCTGTTAGTGATTCTTTATTCTGTAGAAATTTGGTTGCCTTTTCAATATTTTCAGCACTCCCAGTGAAGGTAGCATAAGCTCCTCCCGCTTGAGATACATTGTAAGCAGCCAAGGTATCTCCATCTACAATTTTGGTATTGGCCTCCCATTCTGCTTCACTATATTCAGCATACAGTTTTAAAAATTGATCTGTATAGGAAGTAAGAAATCGGTCTACTTCTGAGACACTGTTTTCGGTTTTATTACTGCAGCCAACTGTGGCTACCAGTAAAAAGAAAGCTAGTTTTTTCATATTTATTTTTGGGTACATGAAAAGCTAAATTACTATAATGACATTTAGAAAATCAGCAATCCCCTAAAAGAAATGGCGCCCTTTGGACATTCGACTGTCTATCAATAAAAACGATCTGAAATGTATGCATAAATTTTACTAAGTCTCATACTTGTAGTAGAAGGTCCTGTCCGAATAAAAAACTCTTCCTTGCCATCAAAGTTTAAATAGGCGGGTGAAGCTGTTGAATGACAATCTACTCTTAAAACACTTTTCTCATCAATATTTACAAGATGCATATCAACAAACTTCAAGTGGATACTGCCTAATTTATCTTTTATCAAGTTCGTTAAATGAAGAAGCAACTTATCTGAATTTGGAAAACGGTCTGTTTCTGTACCAAGCACGTTACCATCATCTTCAACACCTATCAATAATGTTCCTCCCTTGGAATTCAGAAAAGCCGCAATAGTTTTCAAACTAGCCTTTTCAATTGCAGTATCTTTCTGTCCTGTCCTTAAATTTATTCTTAGAGTAGATTTGAATTCAATGAAATCACCTTCGCCACGTCTTATGATTTCTTGGGTGGTAGCCTGCTCGCGAGTGATCAAATAGCTTGAAATATTTGCACTCAACTGACGCACTACTTTCAATGCTATAGATGAGTTAAGAAACTCAGAATTGAATAGTTTCTCTCCTTCAATTCTAATGATAATAGAGTCCTTGGCAGCTTGAGTTTCACCAGAGCGAATAGCTTGATTGATAATACCAATTTCACCAAATATTTCTCCTGGCATCAAAGATTTAAATTCACTCCCATTGATCGTGAGTTTCACCAGACCATTCATAATGATAAACATATATTTAGGTATATCATTCATAGTAAAAATGACCTCACCTTTTTTGTATTCTTCCACAGACATGATCTCAATGAATTCATTTAGTTCATTATCCTCAAGGGTTGGAAACAGTTGATTTTTTTTTATAAAGTCATTAATAATTAATGAATCTACAGGCATAATTTCATGTGGTTATAATTTATCAAAATGCTTCCTTTTAATGGCTCTCAAAGTACCATTTGACAGTTTCTCTTAATCCCGACTGAAAATTAAATTTGGGATCATAGCCCAAAAGATTTTTCGCCTTATCAACGCTGGCTAATGAATGGGGAATATCTCCTTGTCTTTCGGGCCCATGAATAATTTCAATATTATTGATAGCAGGGTCATACTCACTAAGATATTTCTGTAACCAATTGGTCAAGTCATTGAGGGTGTTTCGTTCCCCATATGCCGTGTTGTAGACTTGATTCAATGCCGCTTCATTAGTCGTGCCTAGCGCCAAAAGATTCATTTGAAT
The sequence above is drawn from the Reichenbachiella sp. genome and encodes:
- a CDS encoding M2 family metallopeptidase, which produces MKKLAFFLLVATVGCSNKTENSVSEVDRFLTSYTDQFLKLYAEYSEAEWEANTKIVDGDTLAAYNVSQAGGAYATFTGSAENIEKATKFLQNKESLTDLQVKQLEAILYAAASNPGTVSDLVEEKIKADAAQNAALFGFDFQIDGKSVTTNELDEILKSSNDLEERLAAWQTSKEVGVGLKDGLSNLVRLRNQTVQALNYQDYFTYQVSDYGMSREEMLMLCEKLIQDIWPLYRELHTYARYELASKYGQEVPEMLPAHWLPNRWGQSWSSMVEVEGIDLDAILEEKGSEWLVKQAEQFYVSMGFEPLPQSFYDKSSLYPLPEGADYKKNNHASAWHMDLQNDVRSLMSVTPNSRWYETTHHELGHIYYYMEYTNPNVPPLLRGGANRAFHEGVGSQMGLAAMQKPFLEGLGLIEEGVDTDEMQTLLKEALDMVVVMPWGSGVMTQFENSLYAESLPVDQYNQKWWELKKKYQGIVPPSERGEEYCDAASKTHINNDPAQYYDYSLSTVILFQLHNYIAENILKQDPRATNYYGSKEAGAFLQNILSKGATEDWRKLMKENTGEEISAKAMLKYFEPLMAYLQEVNEGRAHTLGDSPM
- a CDS encoding RNA-binding domain-containing protein, with protein sequence MPVDSLIINDFIKKNQLFPTLEDNELNEFIEIMSVEEYKKGEVIFTMNDIPKYMFIIMNGLVKLTINGSEFKSLMPGEIFGEIGIINQAIRSGETQAAKDSIIIRIEGEKLFNSEFLNSSIALKVVRQLSANISSYLITREQATTQEIIRRGEGDFIEFKSTLRINLRTGQKDTAIEKASLKTIAAFLNSKGGTLLIGVEDDGNVLGTETDRFPNSDKLLLHLTNLIKDKLGSIHLKFVDMHLVNIDEKSVLRVDCHSTASPAYLNFDGKEEFFIRTGPSTTSMRLSKIYAYISDRFY